The following coding sequences are from one Candidatus Desulfofervidus auxilii window:
- a CDS encoding type IV pilus twitching motility protein PilT — protein sequence MARIDAFFKLMHEHNASDLHLLSGSQPMLRIHGELQKVKYHVLEETELRTMLYEIITEQQIRTFEETGDLDFAYEVAGLARYRANYFMHKDGIGAAFREIPNKIMTIDELGLPQVLKSFALLPKGFVLVTGPTGSGKSTTLAAIIDYANEKRKSRIITIEDPIEFVHTNRNCVITHREVGAHTKSFAAALRSALREDPDIILVGEIRDLETARLAMEAAATGHLVFSTLHTVGATKTIDRLVEMFPPEEQNFIRSLLADVIRGVISQTLFKRIDQPGRVAALEIMVATYGVRNLIRENKTYQLPSLIQTGKKYGMQTLDDAIMELLTKGWIDPEDAYLNAIDKSKFRPFLKRMPKDFTEV from the coding sequence ATGGCTAGAATAGATGCTTTTTTTAAACTAATGCATGAACACAATGCATCTGACCTTCATCTCCTTTCTGGCTCTCAACCTATGCTGCGCATACACGGTGAGTTGCAGAAAGTAAAGTATCATGTTTTGGAAGAAACTGAATTAAGAACAATGCTTTATGAAATTATCACAGAACAACAAATAAGAACTTTTGAAGAAACTGGGGATTTAGATTTTGCTTATGAAGTAGCAGGTTTAGCTAGATATAGAGCAAATTACTTCATGCATAAAGATGGTATTGGAGCTGCTTTTAGAGAAATTCCTAATAAAATTATGACTATTGATGAATTGGGATTACCTCAAGTTTTAAAAAGTTTTGCTTTATTACCTAAAGGGTTTGTCCTTGTAACTGGCCCTACTGGAAGTGGAAAATCAACTACTTTAGCTGCCATCATTGATTATGCTAATGAAAAAAGAAAAAGCCGTATTATTACAATTGAGGATCCAATAGAATTTGTTCATACTAATAGAAATTGCGTCATTACTCATCGTGAAGTAGGTGCTCATACAAAATCATTTGCAGCTGCTTTAAGAAGTGCTTTAAGAGAAGACCCAGATATTATTCTTGTAGGAGAAATTCGTGACCTTGAAACTGCTAGATTGGCTATGGAGGCAGCTGCTACAGGTCATCTTGTATTTAGCACCTTACATACTGTTGGTGCAACAAAAACTATAGACCGTCTTGTAGAAATGTTTCCACCTGAAGAACAAAATTTTATTCGTTCCCTTTTAGCTGATGTTATCCGTGGTGTTATTTCCCAAACTCTATTTAAACGTATTGACCAACCTGGTAGAGTTGCAGCCTTAGAAATTATGGTAGCTACTTATGGGGTAAGAAATCTTATTAGGGAAAACAAAACATATCAATTACCTTCTCTTATTCAAACAGGTAAAAAATATGGAATGCAAACTTTAGATGATGCCATTATGGAACTTTTAACAAAGGGTTGGATAGACCCTGAAGATGCTTATTTAAATGCTATTGACAAATCAAAATTTAGACCATTTCTCAAACGTATGCCTAAAGATTTTACTGAGGTTTAA
- a CDS encoding biotin--[acetyl-CoA-carboxylase] ligase: protein MGRNIIRDKNREKLLKHILKEVKIKELEKRKKRRKEAEIIWRRGEMIGSHLYCYSLAHRTMALAKEYIERSYLNGRIPYSGTVFIAEMLTEAKGRYQRDWYASLGGLWFTLLLYPEIDPPYIHLYPLVVGIACCEALREIGIKAYIKWVNDLIVDNYKIGGILTETYISSHKEAYLLFGIGINVNNKIHPNLDIPAISVKNVIGRSYNIDFFFCLIVVKLIWYIGLLHDAEIKKDTKEIIKLFTEYSNTVGRIVYYGEDLKKHRGELAEVLDIDSYGGLNIRFCQKGEIATVYTGELKYV, encoded by the coding sequence ATGGGAAGAAACATAATTAGAGACAAAAATAGGGAAAAACTTCTCAAACATATACTGAAAGAGGTAAAAATAAAAGAATTGGAAAAAAGAAAAAAAAGAAGGAAAGAGGCAGAAATTATCTGGCGGCGAGGAGAAATGATTGGAAGTCATCTTTACTGTTATTCTCTTGCTCATCGCACAATGGCATTAGCTAAAGAATACATTGAAAGAAGTTATCTTAATGGTAGGATTCCTTATTCTGGAACTGTTTTTATTGCTGAAATGTTAACTGAAGCAAAAGGAAGATACCAAAGGGATTGGTATGCTTCATTGGGTGGGCTTTGGTTTACATTGCTTCTTTATCCAGAAATAGATCCTCCTTATATTCACCTTTATCCCTTAGTAGTTGGTATTGCATGTTGTGAAGCTTTAAGAGAAATAGGAATTAAAGCATACATTAAATGGGTTAATGATCTCATTGTAGATAATTATAAAATAGGAGGAATTCTTACAGAAACTTATATTTCTTCTCATAAAGAGGCTTATCTTTTATTTGGTATAGGAATCAATGTTAATAATAAAATTCATCCTAATTTAGATATTCCTGCTATTTCAGTGAAAAATGTTATAGGCAGATCATATAATATTGATTTCTTTTTTTGCTTAATAGTTGTAAAGTTAATTTGGTATATTGGATTATTACATGATGCTGAAATTAAAAAAGATACAAAAGAAATTATTAAATTGTTTACCGAATATTCAAATACTGTTGGCCGAATAGTTTATTATGGAGAAGACCTTAAAAAGCATAGGGGAGAATTAGCAGAAGTGTTAGATATTGATTCTTATGGAGGATTAAATATTCGTTTTTGTCAAAAAGGAGAAATAGCTACTGTTTATACAGGTGAATTAAAATATGTGTGA
- a CDS encoding biotin attachment protein, whose protein sequence is MEDIEKIIAEYKSNPFETYVISTPHTGIVSLKVKKGDKVKGTTGKWFEKKGTILYTILRQGNPKSIHAPIDGEIVDIKEELNGQFVEAKTPIMSIKHRLNKEEVVNKIIERFLYIFRAPETARYYFTPELNKKIEQKGHRAVIIHPGEEFLIMSRMKRDIPLIYEGEPGVIYAIYFKPNVTVEQGAPLLGICPPEQTEFISSLVNKIQLEWEET, encoded by the coding sequence ATGGAAGATATAGAAAAAATTATTGCTGAATATAAATCCAATCCATTTGAAACCTATGTTATTTCAACTCCTCATACTGGTATTGTATCTCTCAAAGTAAAAAAAGGAGATAAAGTAAAAGGCACTACTGGTAAATGGTTTGAAAAAAAAGGCACTATTCTTTATACAATCTTACGTCAGGGGAATCCAAAATCCATCCATGCACCAATTGATGGAGAAATTGTAGATATAAAAGAAGAATTAAATGGTCAATTTGTTGAGGCAAAAACTCCTATTATGTCTATTAAACATCGCCTTAATAAAGAAGAAGTTGTCAATAAAATTATTGAGCGTTTTTTATATATTTTTAGAGCTCCTGAAACAGCTAGATATTATTTTACTCCTGAATTAAATAAAAAAATAGAACAAAAAGGACATCGTGCAGTAATCATTCATCCAGGAGAGGAATTTTTAATTATGTCTAGGATGAAAAGAGATATCCCCCTTATCTATGAAGGGGAACCAGGAGTTATTTATGCTATTTATTTCAAACCAAATGTTACTGTTGAACAAGGAGCACCTTTATTAGGCATTTGTCCACCTGAGCAGACTGAATTTATTTCAAGTCTTGTTAACAAAATTCAGTTAGAATGGGAAGAAACATAA
- a CDS encoding acetyl-CoA carboxylase carboxyl transferase subunit alpha/beta, which produces MIEVEKRIEYLRRRLIYLSDIKGEIFGDNLITLRDWLEDIVEKIYELPEKEVNEDLDKIASQISFYEKEADSKLTPLDYVHIVRHPFRMTLKDILENVYDDYVELGGEEENNIDPAVIVARATINRQVGNRIYTHQVMVIGHEKGHGEEFRNGGSAKPWGNEKALRFMQVAETEGIPIHSYIFTPGAYPIEDYPGAAQQIARNLYAMAGLRVPIIAFISEGGSGGAEAIGLADLRIMFSHGYYSVISPEGAAAIEGRVKEGEKVPPELVHFCAEQLKITAKDNLKLGTIDRIIQEPPLGARSDDYEFFKFLKQEVIRATDEVCLSVKTLGALRAYHLKKNGPTDTTKIYVHWRLNDKEIEKLLQKRKLKYKNMAKGFFLDKRSLWRKKIDQVEKNWLRVKTFVSFHIMKRPLRRIQHFLKEVQAEIQIISDHIFSPFVKLKEKILPSKKPSLPVYEMVVEEDTYLGETYVSPLANVDKTISCPNSERYGCYDIWIPDLYGELCGVCPNCGHHFPLEYQWYLNNLFDKNSVREFNSEIASTNPLGYKNFDEKLEKAREKTKRLSAIITFDAKVMGISLVVAMLFSDFRNGTVGAAEGEKFVLACERAKLLRQPFLAYVHGTAGIRIHEGTIGVVQMPKCTVAVREYIEAGGLYIVVYDNNSYAGPVASFLGCAPYQFAIKSSRIGFAGPRVIRETTNQEVPPDYHSAENALKRGHIQGIWDRREFRKRLYMALLTMGGKNLYYR; this is translated from the coding sequence ATGATAGAAGTAGAAAAAAGAATAGAGTATTTAAGAAGACGTTTAATTTATCTTTCAGATATTAAAGGAGAAATTTTTGGCGATAATCTTATTACATTAAGAGATTGGCTTGAGGATATTGTAGAAAAAATATATGAACTTCCAGAAAAAGAAGTAAATGAAGATTTGGATAAAATTGCTTCACAGATTTCCTTTTATGAAAAAGAAGCTGATAGTAAACTTACTCCTCTAGATTATGTTCACATTGTACGTCATCCCTTTCGGATGACATTAAAGGATATTTTAGAAAATGTCTATGATGATTATGTAGAATTAGGAGGTGAAGAAGAAAATAATATTGACCCTGCTGTTATTGTTGCAAGAGCAACTATTAATCGTCAAGTAGGCAATCGAATTTATACACACCAGGTAATGGTTATTGGTCATGAAAAAGGACATGGAGAAGAATTCCGAAATGGCGGTAGTGCAAAACCTTGGGGTAATGAGAAAGCCTTGCGATTTATGCAAGTAGCTGAAACAGAAGGTATACCTATTCATTCTTATATTTTTACACCAGGTGCCTATCCTATTGAAGATTATCCTGGTGCAGCTCAACAGATTGCTAGAAATCTCTATGCTATGGCAGGTTTAAGAGTACCTATCATTGCTTTTATCTCTGAAGGTGGCTCTGGAGGTGCTGAAGCAATTGGATTAGCTGATTTACGTATTATGTTTTCGCATGGGTATTATTCTGTCATTTCACCAGAAGGAGCTGCTGCTATTGAAGGGAGAGTAAAAGAAGGAGAAAAAGTACCGCCTGAATTGGTACATTTTTGTGCAGAGCAGTTAAAAATTACTGCTAAAGACAACTTAAAACTAGGCACTATTGACCGCATTATTCAAGAACCTCCTTTAGGAGCAAGGAGTGATGATTATGAATTTTTTAAGTTTTTAAAACAAGAAGTTATTCGAGCAACAGATGAGGTATGTCTTTCTGTCAAAACATTAGGGGCATTAAGAGCTTATCATTTAAAGAAGAATGGGCCAACTGATACTACAAAAATTTATGTACATTGGAGATTAAATGATAAAGAAATTGAAAAACTTCTACAAAAACGCAAATTAAAATACAAAAATATGGCTAAAGGATTTTTTTTAGATAAAAGAAGCCTTTGGCGCAAAAAGATAGATCAGGTAGAAAAAAATTGGCTTAGAGTAAAAACTTTTGTTTCTTTTCATATTATGAAAAGACCATTAAGACGCATTCAACACTTTTTAAAAGAGGTCCAAGCAGAAATCCAGATAATATCTGACCATATATTTAGTCCATTTGTTAAATTAAAAGAGAAAATTCTCCCATCCAAAAAGCCATCCTTACCTGTTTATGAAATGGTAGTAGAAGAAGATACCTATCTTGGAGAAACATATGTTAGTCCACTTGCCAATGTAGATAAGACAATTAGCTGTCCTAATAGTGAAAGATATGGATGTTATGATATTTGGATACCAGATTTGTATGGAGAGTTATGTGGTGTGTGTCCAAATTGTGGACATCACTTTCCCTTAGAATATCAATGGTATTTGAATAATTTATTTGATAAAAATTCAGTTAGAGAATTTAATAGTGAAATTGCTTCTACAAATCCATTGGGATATAAGAATTTTGATGAAAAGTTGGAAAAAGCAAGGGAAAAAACAAAAAGATTAAGTGCTATTATTACCTTTGATGCAAAAGTTATGGGTATTTCTCTTGTAGTAGCTATGCTTTTTAGTGATTTTCGCAATGGCACTGTAGGAGCAGCTGAAGGAGAAAAGTTTGTCCTTGCCTGTGAAAGAGCAAAATTATTACGTCAACCATTTTTGGCTTATGTACATGGTACTGCTGGCATAAGGATCCATGAAGGTACTATTGGTGTTGTGCAAATGCCTAAATGTACTGTAGCTGTAAGGGAATATATTGAAGCTGGAGGTCTTTATATTGTCGTTTATGATAATAATTCTTATGCTGGTCCGGTAGCGAGTTTTTTAGGTTGTGCTCCATATCAATTTGCTATTAAATCTTCACGTATTGGTTTTGCTGGGCCAAGGGTAATAAGAGAAACCACTAATCAGGAAGTACCTCCTGATTATCATAGTGCTGAAAATGCACTTAAAAGAGGACATATTCAAGGTATTTGGGATAGAAGAGAATTTAGAAAAAGATTATATATGGCTCTACTTACTATGGGTGGGAAAAATCTTTATTATCGTTAA